One window from the genome of Bdellovibrio sp. NC01 encodes:
- a CDS encoding fibronectin type III domain-containing protein yields MKILVSVLAIALTFALTTKALASEEAHGGGHEDHEALAKKMNSLFPEKKANPEDAKIPAKPELTSPAYFAAITTPSVKLEWKAAADAQEYHVQVATDPNFKWIVAEDYAHKETNYEVTKLEPGKHYFWRVASVRPDNWKTFRKSYFAASMFETPAAK; encoded by the coding sequence ATGAAGATCTTGGTATCTGTGCTTGCTATCGCGTTGACGTTCGCTCTTACAACTAAAGCTCTAGCTTCTGAAGAAGCTCACGGCGGAGGTCACGAAGATCACGAAGCTCTTGCAAAGAAAATGAACTCTCTTTTCCCAGAAAAGAAAGCAAATCCTGAAGATGCAAAAATTCCAGCGAAGCCTGAGCTGACTTCTCCAGCTTACTTTGCAGCGATCACAACTCCTTCAGTAAAATTAGAATGGAAAGCAGCTGCAGACGCACAAGAATATCACGTTCAAGTTGCGACAGATCCAAACTTCAAATGGATCGTTGCTGAAGACTATGCTCACAAAGAAACAAACTACGAAGTAACTAAACTTGAGCCAGGTAAACACTACTTCTGGCGTGTAGCTTCTGTAAGACCTGATAACTGGAAAACTTTCCGTAAGTCTTACTTTGCAGCTTCTATGTTCGAAACTCCGGCTGCAAAATAA
- a CDS encoding CPXCG motif-containing cysteine-rich protein, producing the protein MSDDLQFESFEDAQFEKHFKCPYCHEKISMVLDISEPGRQYYVEDCEVCCKPIQISYSSDQGKLVDFFAQTI; encoded by the coding sequence ATGAGCGACGATTTACAATTTGAATCCTTTGAAGATGCACAGTTCGAAAAGCATTTCAAATGTCCGTACTGCCACGAGAAGATCTCAATGGTGCTCGATATCTCGGAGCCCGGCAGACAATATTACGTCGAAGACTGCGAAGTCTGCTGCAAACCCATCCAAATCAGCTACTCGTCGGATCAAGGCAAATTGGTAGACTTCTTCGCCCAAACTATTTAA